One region of Sardina pilchardus chromosome 18, fSarPil1.1, whole genome shotgun sequence genomic DNA includes:
- the LOC134064258 gene encoding cytochrome P450 26C1, producing MFVLGTTLISALVSALTSVLPALLLLALSRQLWTFRWTITRDKDCKLPLPEGSMGWPLVGETFHWLFQGSSFHISRREKHGTVFKTHLLGKPVIRVTGAENIRKILLGEHNLVCTQWPQSTRIILGPHTLVNSVGDLHKTKRKILAKVFSRGALETYLTRLQDVVKSEIAKWCAEAGSVDVYAAARSLTFRIAVTVLLGLRLEEDRITYLSKIFDQLMNNLFSLPIDAPCSGLRKGIKAREILHSAIEKIIEEKLQKQHSEEYCDAFDYMLSGAKENDYEMTLQELKETAVELIFAAHSTTASASTSLILQLLKHPDVVEKARKELVIEGLEGERHSNNVAPDHIEPSWKSMSAVPLNDASTDQGQRCPDAERLLNTTNGVRIGYTIDNQACRVQVPYLSLEKLTQLRYVDCVVKEVLRFLPPVSGGYRTVLQTFELNGYQIPKGWSVMYSIRDTHETAAVYQSPELFDPDRFNADRDESKSGRFNYVPFGGGVRRCIGRELAIIILKTLTIELLGTAEWRLVTDTYPRMQTVPIVHPVNGLHVNFSFRNFGGCNGHNQTSYI from the exons ATGTTCGTGCTCGGGACTACTCTGATATCTGCGCTGGTCTCCGCGCTCACGTCGGTTTTGCCAGCGCTACTCCTGCTCGCGCTCTCCCGGCAACTCTGGACATTCCGGTGGACCATCACACGGGACAAGGACTGCAAGCTCCCGTTACCTGAGGGTTCCATGGGCTGGCCGCTGGTCGGAGAAACTTTTCACTGGCTTTTTCAG GGGTCCAGTTTCCATATTTCTAGGAGGGAGAAGCATGGCACCGTGTTTAAAACACATCTACTGGGGAAACCTGTCATTCGTGTGACCGGTGCCGAAAACATCCGTAAAATTCTGCTGGGAGAACACAATCTGGTGTGCACGCAATGGCCCCAGAGCACGCGCATCATCCTTGGACCCCACACTTTGGTCAATTCCGTGGGGGACCTTCATAAGACGAAAAGGAAG ATCTTGGCAAAAGTGTTTAGCCGCGGGGCTTTGGAAACGTATCTGACGCGCCTCCAAGATGTTGTCAAGTCTGAAATTGCTAAATGGTGTGCAGAGGCCGGTTCTGTGGATGTTTATGCGGCAGCGAGGTCGCTTACATTCCGAATAGCTGTAACAGTCCTGCTCGGTCTGAGGCTTGAAGAGGACCGCATCACATACCTCTCTAAGATCTTTGATCAACTGATGAATAATCTCTTCTCCTTGCCCATTGATGCGCCATGCAGCGGACTGCGTAAA GGTATCAAAGCTAGAGAAATACTCCATTCGGCCATCGAGAAGATTATTGAGGAGAAGCTTCAGAAGCAGCATTCGGAAGAATACTGCGACGCCTTTGACTACATGTTAAGCGGCGCCAAGGAAAATGATTATGAGATGACCCTGCAGGAACTTAAG GAGACTGCAGTGGAGTTGATCTTCGCAGCGCACTCCACAACAGCCAGCGCATCTACGTCCCTCATTCTTCAACTGCTGAAACACCCGGATGTGGTGGAGAAAGCGAGGAAAGAGCTAGTGATTGAGGGCCTAGAAGGGGAGAGGCATTCCAACAACGTCGCCCCCGACCACATAGAGCCCAGCTGGAAGAGTATGTCAGCTGTGCCTCTGAACGATGCATCAACAGACCAAGGACAGAGGTGTCCAGACGCTGAACGTTTACTTAATACGACCAATGGCGTGCGTATTGGATACACCATTGACAATCAGGCATGTCGTGTTCAAGTCCCTTACTTGAGTTTGGAGAAGCTGACGCAGTTGCGTTATGTTGACTGCGTTGTGAAGGAAGTGCTCAGGTTTCTTCCACCCGTTTCTGGAGGATACAGAACGGTGCTTCAGACGTTTGAACTCAAC GGGTATCAGATTCCAAAGGGCTGGAGTGTAATGTATAGCATCAGAGACACGCATGAGACGGCAGCGGTCTACCAAAGTCCCGAGCTTTTTGACCCAGACCGTTTCAACGCAGACCGTGACGAGAGCAAAAGCGGGCGCTTCAATTACGTCCCTTTCGGTGGGGGCGTGCGGAGATGTATTGGACGGGAGCTGGCTATAATCATTTTGAAAACTCTGACTATTGAATTATTGGGAACGGCGGAATGGCGACTGGTCACAGATACATATCCCAGAATGCAAACAGTGCCAATTGTTCATCCGGTCAACGGTTTACATGTTAATTTCAGTTTCAGGAATTTCGGTGGATGTAACGGCCATAACCAGACAAGTTACATTTAA